Proteins from a single region of Xiphophorus maculatus strain JP 163 A chromosome 22, X_maculatus-5.0-male, whole genome shotgun sequence:
- the sfr1 gene encoding swi5-dependent recombination DNA repair protein 1 homolog, whose product MEITPKVAKLSCGSPSPCSVESSPSEFKEELHSGLSASLRERLKRTRRSFISPLSVAKRLCVDSEEEEDAPPAPAGSQETITVHTMDANRTEVKLGSERLPSLAPQPSHMSSGDLALQLRKEVKEKTETLRRLKMVKMYRSKNDLTQLQTLIDKWRSCAQAALYELQSEFPIDGRKADLSELIDLFGLDDSILCFDRPEGDFIT is encoded by the exons ATGGAGATCACACCGAAAGTAGCCAAACTATCATGTGGGTCTCCATCACCTTGTTCAGTCGAGTCAAGCCCCTCTGAGTTTAAAGAAGAG CTTCATTCTGGGCTGAGTGCCTCCCTAAGGGAAAGGCTGAAGAGAACACGGCGTTCCTTCATCTCCCCCCTTTCTGTGGCCAAGCGCCTTTGTGTTGacagtgaggaggaggaagatgccCCACCTGCTCCAGCAGGCTCCCAGGAGACTATTACTGTCCACACTATGGATGCAAACAGGACTGAAGTGAAGCTGGGCAGTGAGAGGTTGCCCTCACTTGCTCCCCAACCATCACACATGTCCTCAGGAGATTTAGCTCTACAGCTGAGGAAGGAAGTAAAGGAGAAAACAGAGACACTGCGTCGACTCAAGATGGTGAAAATGTACAGAAGCAAG AATGATTTGACGCAGCTCCAAACGTTGATTGACAAGTGGCGCAGTTGTGCTCAGGCTGCTCTGTATGAGCTCCAGTCAGAGTTCCCTATAGACGGAAGGAAGGCCGACCTGTCCGAGCTCATTGACCTCTTTGGTCTGGATGATAGCATTCTGTGCTTTGACCGTCCAGAGGGAGACTTCATTACATAA